A part of Oncorhynchus masou masou isolate Uvic2021 chromosome 30, UVic_Omas_1.1, whole genome shotgun sequence genomic DNA contains:
- the LOC135523037 gene encoding putative transmembrane protein 244 isoform X1: MAFRGKVADTRTVLVHMLLCLVIFYSLYYMIGSVCFGAFRLDHFDGLIPFDFKTEPTNLESNSKYLVNLLSMELTYFCSGLLFAAVVRRWVWDYALTVTLLHVLLTSLVMLEFPLVWQWWLALGSGLFLMICNGQLIAYFTCQSDQSYPTFNSY, translated from the exons ATGGCCTTCAGGGGTAAAGTGGCCGACACGAGG acagtGCTTGTGCACATGCTGCTGTGCCTCGTCATATTCTACTCTCTCTACTACATGATTGGGAGTGTGTGTTTCGGCGCTTTCAG GTTGGATCACTTTGATGGACTTATTCCCTTTGACTTTAAGACTGAACCAACCAATTTGGAATCCAACTCCAAATACCTGG TGAACCTGCTGTCCATGGAGTTGACCTATTTCTGCAGTGGTCTGCTGTTTGCAGCCGTGGTGAGGAGATGGGTCTGGGACTACGCTCTCACAGTCACACTACTGCACGTACTGCTCACCAGCctgg tgatgTTGGAGTTTCCCTTGGTATGGCAGTGGTGGCTGGCCCTTG GCAGCGGGTTGTTTCTGATGATCTGTAACGGTCAGCTGATAGCTTACTTCACCTGCCAGAGTGACCAGAGTTACCCCACCTTCAACAGctactga
- the LOC135523037 gene encoding putative transmembrane protein 244 isoform X2, with protein sequence MQTMRWPSGVKWPTRGLDHFDGLIPFDFKTEPTNLESNSKYLVNLLSMELTYFCSGLLFAAVVRRWVWDYALTVTLLHVLLTSLVMLEFPLVWQWWLALGSGLFLMICNGQLIAYFTCQSDQSYPTFNSY encoded by the exons ATGCAAACCATGAGATGGCCTTCAGGGGTAAAGTGGCCGACACGAGG GTTGGATCACTTTGATGGACTTATTCCCTTTGACTTTAAGACTGAACCAACCAATTTGGAATCCAACTCCAAATACCTGG TGAACCTGCTGTCCATGGAGTTGACCTATTTCTGCAGTGGTCTGCTGTTTGCAGCCGTGGTGAGGAGATGGGTCTGGGACTACGCTCTCACAGTCACACTACTGCACGTACTGCTCACCAGCctgg tgatgTTGGAGTTTCCCTTGGTATGGCAGTGGTGGCTGGCCCTTG GCAGCGGGTTGTTTCTGATGATCTGTAACGGTCAGCTGATAGCTTACTTCACCTGCCAGAGTGACCAGAGTTACCCCACCTTCAACAGctactga
- the LOC135523037 gene encoding putative transmembrane protein 244 isoform X3: MAFRGKVADTRTVLVHMLLCLVIFYSLYYMIGSVCFGAFRLDHFDGLIPFDFKTEPTNLESNSKYLVNLLSMELTYFCSGLLFAAVVRRWVWDYALTVTLLHVLLTSLVMLEFPLVWQWWLALAGCF; the protein is encoded by the exons ATGGCCTTCAGGGGTAAAGTGGCCGACACGAGG acagtGCTTGTGCACATGCTGCTGTGCCTCGTCATATTCTACTCTCTCTACTACATGATTGGGAGTGTGTGTTTCGGCGCTTTCAG GTTGGATCACTTTGATGGACTTATTCCCTTTGACTTTAAGACTGAACCAACCAATTTGGAATCCAACTCCAAATACCTGG TGAACCTGCTGTCCATGGAGTTGACCTATTTCTGCAGTGGTCTGCTGTTTGCAGCCGTGGTGAGGAGATGGGTCTGGGACTACGCTCTCACAGTCACACTACTGCACGTACTGCTCACCAGCctgg tgatgTTGGAGTTTCCCTTGGTATGGCAGTGGTGGCTGGCCCTTG CGGGTTGTTTCTGA